One genomic region from Microcella humidisoli encodes:
- a CDS encoding fluoride efflux transporter FluC: MVPHLAARLALVTVEARSRVGASRRDLLAVFVGGLIGTTLRVSLDLAIVHDLDEFALSTLLVNVVGAFVLGLLVAALWPRVPGWVRVGLGPGILGSFTTFSALAISVVALAQSGEIVGAVLSIVLSIGFGMLAAWAGLALGARLTPGQTPELKEVDE, from the coding sequence ATGGTCCCGCATCTCGCCGCTAGGCTCGCGCTCGTGACGGTCGAGGCGCGCAGCAGGGTGGGCGCCTCGCGGCGCGATCTGCTCGCCGTGTTCGTCGGCGGCCTCATCGGCACCACGCTGCGGGTGTCGCTCGACCTCGCGATCGTGCACGACCTCGACGAGTTCGCGCTCAGCACGCTGCTCGTTAACGTCGTCGGAGCCTTCGTGCTCGGCCTGCTCGTCGCGGCCCTCTGGCCGCGCGTGCCGGGCTGGGTGCGCGTGGGGCTCGGCCCGGGCATCCTGGGGTCGTTCACGACCTTCTCTGCCCTCGCCATCTCGGTCGTGGCGCTCGCGCAGAGCGGCGAGATCGTCGGCGCGGTGCTGTCGATCGTGCTCAGCATCGGGTTCGGGATGCTCGCCGCGTGGGCTGGCCTCGCCCTCGGTGCCCGGCTCACCCCTGGCCAGACTCCCGAATTGAAGGAAGTCGACGAGTGA
- a CDS encoding fluoride efflux transporter FluC has translation MTPLLLLAVAVGGALGAVARQLTSVSLAGRGRIPWGVLVVNVVGSFLAGLALGMPLDPAWQLIILSGFCGGLTTFSTLSVETVQLVLAGKHRAAAASVALTLALGIPAVLAGLGLALLLS, from the coding sequence GTGACCCCGCTCCTGCTGCTCGCCGTCGCCGTGGGCGGAGCCCTCGGCGCCGTCGCGCGTCAGCTCACGTCGGTGAGCCTCGCGGGCCGCGGCCGCATTCCGTGGGGCGTGCTCGTGGTCAACGTGGTCGGGTCGTTCCTCGCGGGGCTCGCGCTCGGGATGCCCCTCGACCCGGCCTGGCAGCTCATCATCCTGAGCGGATTCTGCGGCGGCCTCACCACCTTCAGCACCCTGTCGGTCGAGACGGTGCAGCTCGTGCTCGCGGGCAAGCACCGCGCGGCCGCCGCGAGCGTCGCCCTCACCCTCGCGCTCGGCATCCCGGCCGTGCTCGCCGGTCTCGGGCTCGCCCTCCTGCTCAGCTGA
- a CDS encoding glycoside hydrolase family 2 TIM barrel-domain containing protein, whose product MSVVVPRPAGPHPLDDPTPAPGALAPVSTLDTDARVLRLDGQWRFRWAPSAGAAEAGIEHPDFDDSAWGTIAVPSSYTMPVHDATVGGPHGAPAYTNVKYPFPVDPPFPPDANPVGDHRLRFALEEVPARAHLRFEGVEGAGDVWLNGIFVGSTRGSRLPTVFEVGDLLAESNVLVVRVHTFSAASYLEDQDEWWNPGIIRSVTLRERPALAIDDVHVVAAWGQNGASLRVDVRTASDAPLTVEIVELGVSVAPGVEVAVPDAQPWSAESPQLYTLRVASPHEVVTTRIGFRTIAIVEGEFTVNGAPIQLRGVNRHEHHPDFGRAVPRETLELDLLLMKRANVNAIRTSHYPPHPDMLDLADELGFWVIDECDFETHGFGDVGWRGNPTDDPAWEAALRDRAARMVERDKNHPSIIMWSLGNEAGTGRNLAAMADEMRGRDATRPLHYEGDQECRDVDVWSRMYAPHDQVAAIGWHEEPPLDDPALDARRRAMPFVLCEYVHAMGTGPGGMTEYQQLFDGHPRLIGGFVWEWLEHGIHRPLPDGRTGTFYGGDFGEPVHDGNFVIDGLVAADRTPRAQLADLAAVFAPLVMSVDAEAGVLHVHSRLDHTDTSRYQLSWRVSSASSSVNADGLDEDGVTQGRAGVFAHRPVPPRGSAEIPLPPPLLEHVRTPGLVVTIEASESDSAVPGMSGWVVARAQVVTVGAEQVRPAAVPAAGILSLSDLVLDESTGAVTAFGEQAVEDWRLELWRAPIDNDFGIGWDQPDTRPNAERWATLGLDRLVSRLVSLSRSDDRVEVVTRIGAAATDVGVTARWTWTVREGALHLALDVTPDSAVGVAVDWARVGVSFALPGSAAGVQWFGRGPGPAYPDTGQAAHWGWFSRTLDGLQERTVRPQESGARADVRWARVALPGSSSSTPDAALEIASPDGVALTVRPWSTATLAATTHDHLLEPDSRTHIVLDLAQSGAGTGACGPGVLPKYQLPAQHVVGELEFRVS is encoded by the coding sequence ATGAGCGTCGTCGTTCCCCGTCCCGCCGGGCCGCACCCGCTCGACGACCCGACCCCCGCGCCGGGGGCGCTCGCGCCCGTCTCCACCCTCGACACCGATGCGCGCGTGCTGCGCCTCGACGGGCAGTGGCGGTTCCGGTGGGCGCCGAGCGCGGGGGCGGCCGAGGCGGGCATCGAGCATCCCGACTTCGACGACAGCGCGTGGGGAACCATCGCGGTGCCCTCGAGCTACACGATGCCCGTGCACGACGCCACCGTCGGCGGCCCGCACGGCGCCCCGGCCTACACGAACGTCAAGTACCCCTTCCCGGTCGATCCGCCCTTCCCGCCCGACGCGAACCCCGTGGGCGACCACCGCCTGCGGTTCGCGCTCGAGGAGGTTCCGGCGCGCGCGCACCTGCGCTTCGAGGGCGTCGAGGGCGCGGGCGACGTGTGGCTCAACGGCATTTTCGTCGGCTCGACGCGCGGCAGCCGCCTGCCGACCGTGTTCGAGGTGGGCGACCTGCTCGCGGAGTCGAACGTGCTCGTCGTGCGCGTGCACACCTTCAGCGCCGCCTCGTACCTGGAAGACCAGGACGAGTGGTGGAACCCCGGCATCATCCGCTCGGTGACCCTGCGCGAGCGGCCTGCGCTCGCGATCGACGACGTGCACGTGGTGGCGGCGTGGGGGCAGAACGGCGCGAGCCTGCGGGTCGACGTGCGCACCGCATCCGATGCCCCGCTCACGGTCGAGATCGTCGAACTGGGGGTGTCGGTCGCGCCCGGCGTCGAGGTGGCGGTTCCGGATGCTCAGCCGTGGTCGGCCGAGAGCCCCCAGCTGTACACGCTGCGGGTCGCGAGCCCGCACGAGGTCGTGACGACCCGCATCGGCTTCCGCACGATCGCCATCGTGGAGGGGGAGTTCACCGTCAACGGCGCGCCCATCCAGCTGCGCGGCGTGAACCGGCACGAGCACCACCCCGACTTCGGCCGGGCGGTGCCGCGCGAGACGCTCGAGCTCGACCTGCTGCTCATGAAGCGCGCGAATGTCAACGCCATCCGCACCTCGCACTACCCGCCGCACCCCGACATGCTCGACCTGGCCGACGAGCTCGGCTTCTGGGTCATCGACGAGTGCGACTTCGAGACGCACGGCTTCGGCGACGTGGGCTGGCGCGGCAACCCGACCGACGATCCCGCGTGGGAGGCCGCGCTGCGCGACCGCGCCGCGCGCATGGTCGAGCGCGACAAGAACCACCCGAGCATCATCATGTGGTCGCTCGGCAACGAGGCCGGCACGGGCCGCAACCTCGCGGCGATGGCCGACGAGATGCGCGGCCGCGACGCCACGCGACCCCTGCACTACGAGGGCGACCAGGAGTGCCGCGACGTCGACGTGTGGAGCCGCATGTACGCGCCGCACGACCAGGTGGCGGCGATCGGCTGGCACGAAGAGCCGCCGCTCGACGACCCCGCCCTCGACGCCCGGCGTCGCGCGATGCCGTTCGTGCTGTGCGAGTACGTGCACGCGATGGGCACCGGACCCGGCGGCATGACCGAGTACCAGCAGCTGTTCGACGGCCACCCGCGGCTCATCGGCGGGTTCGTCTGGGAGTGGCTCGAGCACGGCATCCACCGCCCGCTTCCCGATGGGCGCACCGGCACCTTCTATGGCGGCGACTTCGGCGAGCCCGTGCACGACGGCAACTTCGTGATCGACGGCCTCGTGGCCGCCGACCGCACGCCGCGCGCGCAACTCGCCGACCTGGCGGCCGTCTTCGCTCCTCTTGTGATGTCGGTGGATGCGGAGGCCGGGGTTCTGCACGTGCACAGCCGCCTCGACCACACCGACACCTCGCGGTACCAGTTGAGCTGGCGCGTGTCGTCGGCCTCATCCTCGGTGAATGCGGACGGCCTCGACGAGGACGGCGTGACGCAGGGTCGCGCGGGCGTCTTCGCCCACCGGCCGGTGCCGCCGCGCGGGAGCGCCGAGATTCCGCTGCCGCCGCCGCTGCTCGAGCACGTTCGCACGCCGGGGCTGGTCGTGACAATCGAGGCGAGCGAGTCCGACTCGGCGGTGCCCGGCATGAGCGGCTGGGTGGTCGCGCGGGCGCAGGTCGTGACGGTGGGGGCCGAGCAGGTGCGGCCGGCCGCGGTGCCGGCGGCGGGCATCCTGTCGCTGTCAGATCTGGTGCTCGACGAGTCGACGGGTGCGGTCACCGCGTTCGGCGAGCAGGCTGTGGAGGACTGGCGGCTCGAACTGTGGCGAGCGCCGATCGACAACGACTTCGGCATCGGCTGGGATCAGCCCGACACGCGCCCCAACGCCGAGCGCTGGGCGACCCTCGGGCTCGACCGGCTCGTCTCGCGCCTCGTGTCGCTCTCGCGGTCGGACGACCGCGTCGAGGTGGTGACGCGCATCGGCGCCGCGGCGACGGATGTCGGCGTCACCGCGCGCTGGACGTGGACGGTGCGCGAGGGCGCGCTGCACCTCGCGCTCGACGTGACGCCGGATTCCGCGGTGGGCGTGGCCGTCGACTGGGCGCGCGTGGGCGTCTCGTTCGCGCTGCCCGGCTCGGCCGCGGGCGTGCAATGGTTCGGGCGTGGTCCGGGCCCGGCCTACCCCGACACGGGTCAGGCGGCGCACTGGGGCTGGTTCTCGCGCACGCTCGATGGGCTGCAAGAGCGCACGGTGCGCCCGCAGGAGTCGGGGGCGCGCGCGGACGTGCGCTGGGCGCGGGTCGCGCTGCCGGGCTCGTCGTCGTCGACGCCGGATGCTGCGCTCGAGATCGCGTCGCCTGACGGCGTCGCGCTCACGGTGCGGCCTTGGTCGACCGCGACGCTCGCCGCGACCACCCACGACCACCTGCTCGAGCCCGACAGCCGCACGCACATCGTGCTCGACCTCGCCCAGAGCGGAGCCGGCACGGGCGCCTGCGGCCCCGGAGTGCTGCCGAAGTACCAGCTGCCCGCGCAGCACGTGGTGGGCGAGCTGGAGTTTCGCGTCAGCTGA
- a CDS encoding alpha-mannosidase has translation MHNDHSLVEARLDRFVRDHLTPALYRDARPLAATAWQVDREPVPFETAVEQTFEPVPLGWRWGRAWSTVWLRVTGEVPAEWLPQPPAGTRIEVLVDFGYNRSRSGFQAEGLAYRPDGSLIKSIAPLNSWLPVAPGERHIDVLIEAAANPDVAGEYTFDPTPYGLWETAPDEPLYELKQLEVALRDETVWHLLADVWTLRGLMAELSEGSSRRHEILRALEDMLDVLDPESIPTTAQAGRDAIAGVLAKPAHASAHRVLATGHAHIDSAWLWPLRETVRKCARTFTNVMDLMDEHPDFVFSCSSAQQYLWMKEHHPKVFARMKEKVAAGQFVPVGGMWVESDTNMPGGEAMARQFIAGKQFFIDEFGVECEEAWMPDSFGYSGALPQIVAAAGSRWFLTQKISWNQINRMPHHTFWWEGIDGTRVFTHFPPVDTYISELSGKELAHAERNFSEKGRASISLVPFGWGDGGGGPTREMIAAAHRTADLEGSPRVTMGSSRDFFEAAEAEYPQAPVWSGEMYLELHRGVFTSQLRTKQGNRRNESLLRQAELWAATAALRTDCDYPTEALARAWQTVLLLQFHDILPGSSIAWVHREAEQRHAAVTETLEGIIADALAALAGEGGEHDLLVNASPFAREGVPALGAATLAASHPAVTATEGADGATVLDNGIIRAVVDARGHVTSLIAHADGREAIPAGQPANVLRLHRDLPNLWDAWDLDQHYQRTVTELLDVDERHVRTVGDTATVITVRRVGESLIEQRLMLRAGESALEIENRIDWREREKILKLAVPLDVHADRIAAETQFGHLYRPTHTNTSWDAARFEACQHRFVHLGEPGYGVAIANDSTYGYDVGRDTRADGGTTTTVRFSLLRAPLFPDPESDQGEHLMRFRIAPGATIGDAVALGYDLATPLRAVRAAAPIAPIVTSSDPAVVVETVKLAEDGSGDLVVRLYESRGGRAHTTLTLDGTAEAITCTDLLERTLDGEPAGTGASIELPFRAFQLRTVRFRGVSAR, from the coding sequence ATGCACAACGACCACTCGCTCGTCGAGGCCCGCCTCGATCGCTTCGTGCGCGATCACCTGACGCCCGCGCTGTATCGGGATGCTCGCCCGCTCGCCGCGACCGCCTGGCAGGTGGACCGCGAGCCCGTGCCCTTCGAGACCGCGGTCGAGCAGACCTTCGAGCCCGTGCCGCTCGGCTGGCGCTGGGGCCGCGCGTGGTCGACCGTATGGTTGCGCGTCACGGGGGAGGTGCCCGCCGAGTGGCTGCCGCAGCCGCCCGCGGGCACGCGCATCGAGGTGCTCGTCGACTTCGGCTACAACCGCTCGCGCTCGGGCTTCCAGGCCGAGGGCCTGGCCTACCGGCCCGACGGCTCGCTCATCAAGTCGATCGCTCCGCTCAACTCGTGGCTTCCGGTCGCGCCCGGCGAGCGTCACATCGACGTGCTCATCGAGGCCGCCGCGAACCCCGACGTCGCGGGCGAGTACACCTTCGACCCCACGCCGTACGGGCTCTGGGAGACCGCGCCCGACGAGCCGCTCTACGAGCTGAAGCAGCTCGAGGTGGCCCTGCGCGACGAAACCGTGTGGCACCTGCTCGCCGACGTGTGGACCCTGCGCGGCCTCATGGCCGAGCTGTCCGAGGGCTCGTCACGGCGCCACGAGATTCTGCGCGCGCTCGAAGACATGCTCGACGTGCTCGACCCGGAGAGCATCCCGACCACCGCGCAGGCCGGCCGCGACGCGATCGCGGGCGTGCTCGCGAAGCCCGCTCATGCGAGTGCGCACCGCGTGCTCGCTACCGGCCACGCGCACATCGACTCGGCGTGGCTGTGGCCGCTTCGCGAGACCGTGCGCAAGTGCGCGCGCACGTTCACGAATGTCATGGATCTCATGGACGAGCACCCCGACTTCGTGTTCTCGTGCTCGAGCGCGCAGCAGTACCTGTGGATGAAGGAGCACCACCCGAAGGTCTTCGCCCGCATGAAGGAGAAGGTCGCGGCCGGCCAGTTCGTGCCCGTCGGCGGCATGTGGGTCGAGAGCGACACCAACATGCCCGGCGGCGAGGCGATGGCGCGGCAGTTCATCGCCGGCAAGCAGTTCTTCATCGACGAGTTCGGCGTCGAGTGCGAAGAGGCCTGGATGCCCGATTCGTTCGGCTACTCGGGCGCCCTGCCGCAGATCGTGGCCGCGGCCGGCTCGCGCTGGTTCTTGACGCAGAAGATCTCGTGGAACCAGATCAACCGCATGCCGCACCACACCTTCTGGTGGGAGGGCATCGATGGCACGCGCGTGTTCACCCACTTCCCGCCCGTTGACACGTACATCAGCGAGCTGTCGGGCAAGGAACTCGCGCACGCCGAGCGCAACTTCTCGGAGAAGGGGCGCGCGAGCATCTCGCTCGTCCCCTTCGGCTGGGGCGACGGCGGCGGCGGGCCGACGCGCGAGATGATCGCAGCTGCGCACCGCACGGCTGATCTCGAGGGCTCGCCGCGCGTCACCATGGGCTCGTCGCGCGACTTCTTCGAGGCCGCCGAGGCCGAGTACCCGCAGGCGCCCGTGTGGAGCGGCGAGATGTACCTCGAGCTGCACCGCGGCGTCTTCACCTCGCAGCTGCGCACGAAGCAGGGCAACCGTCGCAACGAATCGCTGCTGCGGCAGGCCGAGCTGTGGGCGGCGACGGCGGCGCTGCGCACTGACTGTGATTACCCGACCGAGGCGCTCGCGCGCGCGTGGCAGACCGTGCTGCTGCTGCAGTTCCACGACATCCTGCCCGGCAGCTCGATCGCCTGGGTGCACCGCGAGGCCGAGCAGCGCCACGCGGCCGTGACCGAGACGCTCGAGGGCATCATCGCCGACGCGCTTGCGGCGCTCGCCGGCGAGGGTGGCGAGCACGACCTGCTCGTCAACGCGTCACCCTTCGCGCGCGAGGGCGTGCCAGCGCTGGGGGCGGCGACGCTCGCGGCATCGCATCCCGCGGTCACGGCGACCGAGGGCGCCGACGGAGCGACCGTTCTCGACAACGGCATCATTCGCGCGGTGGTGGATGCCCGGGGCCACGTCACCTCGCTCATCGCTCACGCCGACGGGCGCGAGGCGATCCCGGCCGGGCAGCCCGCGAACGTGCTGCGCCTGCACCGCGACCTGCCGAACCTGTGGGACGCGTGGGATCTCGACCAGCACTACCAGCGCACCGTGACCGAGCTGCTCGACGTCGACGAGCGGCACGTGCGCACGGTCGGCGACACCGCCACTGTCATCACGGTGCGCCGCGTCGGCGAATCGCTCATCGAGCAGCGGCTCATGCTGCGCGCGGGCGAGAGCGCGCTCGAGATCGAGAACCGCATCGACTGGCGCGAGCGCGAGAAGATTCTCAAGCTCGCCGTGCCGCTCGACGTGCACGCCGACCGCATCGCGGCCGAGACGCAGTTCGGGCACCTGTACCGGCCGACCCACACCAACACCAGTTGGGACGCCGCGCGGTTCGAAGCCTGCCAGCACCGCTTCGTGCACCTCGGCGAGCCGGGCTACGGCGTGGCGATCGCCAACGACTCGACCTACGGCTACGACGTCGGCCGCGACACGCGCGCCGACGGCGGCACGACGACCACCGTGCGGTTCTCGCTGCTGCGGGCTCCGCTCTTCCCCGACCCCGAGAGCGATCAGGGCGAACACCTCATGCGGTTCCGCATCGCGCCGGGCGCCACGATCGGCGACGCCGTCGCGCTCGGCTACGACCTCGCGACCCCGCTGCGGGCCGTGCGCGCGGCCGCGCCCATCGCGCCCATCGTGACGAGCAGCGACCCGGCCGTCGTCGTCGAGACCGTGAAGCTCGCCGAAGACGGCTCGGGCGACCTCGTCGTGCGACTGTACGAGTCGCGCGGCGGGCGAGCGCACACGACGCTGACGCTCGATGGCACGGCCGAGGCCATTACGTGCACCGACCTGCTCGAGCGCACCCTCGACGGCGAGCCCGCCGGCACGGGGGCCAGTATCGAGCTGCCCTTCCGGGCGTTCCAGCTGCGCACCGTGCGGTTCCGCGGGGTGAGCGCGCGATGA
- a CDS encoding alpha-galactosidase, with protein sequence MTDAVLRARPNDGGRLDVALADTILSDTSPLLVEIDRQPVDRWLEPSVSNSADLVTIDGTLAGTTLHAAWSARRVADQPVWELALTLRNDGEHPVTITRMDPLSLNVGAEWRTHGFHSAWGDEFRPLRGHAGHHLVLESRSGRSSHGKIPWLGLERGGYVAPGVRRGPGDGEPPAALTIAPAYSGNWHIHAMAGGFVTAGISPWQFWVDLAPGESVTAPSVVLTVASSLDTASLALQRAVAADWLPRTPFTDALPVEWNHWWPYEDQEVDEHVIVDNARIAQLLGIEVATVDAGWFGAADPTSYWQEQRGDWSSVNTARFPSGLEALGQSIRDAGVLPGMWIEAEAVGANSKLRAAHPEAMAHSVEGRRADPSYRVQTESLDPDDPTFLGYVCMGSPAGRAHVLESMSTLITTTGARWIKLDFNIDPDAGCTRTDHGHGAGDGLLRHYEGLYAVLDEVRARHPEIMLEACSSGGLRIDLGLARHVHGFFLSDPDYTEHHLQVLWGVRHLLPPIGILHWSWSQWRGDYPPSWLDWQTLSADDFDTTLRAAMLHRFGVSLRLPELRPELLERLRVHVDLFQRELEPFVREGVLLPLSESPERGGYGERAPSIQITHPDGRVLVAGFVLDGGARPRQFWPRGLEPETIYTVTDLADVDPRRTTGIELLEGGLVPLGEYDLTSWLIVLAPQP encoded by the coding sequence ATGACCGACGCAGTGTTGCGCGCCCGCCCCAACGATGGCGGGCGGCTCGATGTCGCCCTCGCCGACACCATTCTGAGCGATACCTCTCCGCTGTTGGTAGAGATCGACCGGCAGCCGGTCGACCGCTGGCTCGAGCCGAGCGTCTCGAACTCTGCTGACCTCGTGACCATCGACGGCACGCTCGCGGGCACGACCCTGCACGCCGCGTGGAGCGCGCGCCGCGTGGCCGACCAGCCCGTGTGGGAGCTCGCGCTGACGCTGCGCAACGACGGCGAGCATCCCGTGACGATCACGCGCATGGACCCGCTCTCGCTTAACGTCGGCGCCGAGTGGCGCACGCACGGATTCCACAGCGCGTGGGGCGACGAGTTTCGCCCGCTGCGCGGCCACGCCGGCCACCACCTCGTGCTCGAGAGCCGGTCGGGGCGCAGCTCGCACGGCAAGATTCCGTGGCTCGGACTCGAGCGCGGCGGCTACGTCGCCCCCGGCGTGCGCCGCGGGCCCGGCGACGGCGAACCCCCCGCCGCCCTGACCATCGCCCCCGCTTACAGCGGCAACTGGCACATTCACGCGATGGCCGGCGGGTTCGTCACCGCGGGCATCTCGCCCTGGCAGTTCTGGGTCGACCTTGCGCCGGGCGAGTCGGTGACCGCTCCGAGCGTCGTGCTGACGGTGGCCTCGTCGCTCGATACGGCGAGCCTCGCCCTGCAGCGCGCCGTCGCCGCCGACTGGCTGCCGCGCACCCCGTTCACTGACGCGCTGCCCGTCGAGTGGAACCACTGGTGGCCCTACGAAGACCAGGAGGTCGACGAGCACGTCATCGTCGACAACGCGCGCATCGCGCAGCTGCTCGGCATCGAGGTGGCCACCGTCGACGCCGGCTGGTTCGGCGCCGCCGACCCCACGAGCTACTGGCAAGAGCAGCGCGGCGACTGGTCGAGCGTCAACACCGCGCGGTTCCCCTCGGGGCTCGAGGCGCTCGGGCAGAGCATCCGCGACGCCGGCGTGCTACCGGGCATGTGGATCGAAGCCGAAGCCGTCGGCGCGAACTCGAAGCTGCGCGCCGCGCACCCCGAGGCCATGGCGCACTCGGTCGAGGGCCGACGCGCCGACCCCTCGTACCGCGTGCAGACCGAATCGCTCGACCCCGACGACCCCACCTTCTTGGGCTACGTCTGCATGGGCTCGCCCGCGGGCCGCGCCCACGTGCTCGAGTCGATGAGCACGCTCATCACCACGACCGGCGCGCGCTGGATCAAGCTCGACTTCAACATCGACCCCGACGCCGGCTGCACGCGCACCGACCACGGCCACGGCGCGGGCGACGGCCTGCTGCGGCACTACGAAGGCCTCTACGCCGTGCTCGACGAGGTGCGCGCGCGGCACCCCGAGATCATGCTCGAGGCGTGCTCGTCGGGTGGCCTGCGCATCGACCTCGGCCTCGCGCGCCACGTGCACGGCTTCTTCTTGAGCGACCCCGACTACACCGAGCACCACCTGCAGGTGCTGTGGGGCGTGCGCCACCTGCTGCCGCCCATCGGCATTCTGCACTGGTCGTGGTCGCAGTGGCGGGGCGACTACCCGCCCTCGTGGCTCGACTGGCAGACCCTGAGCGCCGACGACTTCGACACCACGCTGCGCGCGGCCATGTTGCACCGGTTCGGCGTGAGCCTGCGCCTGCCCGAACTGCGGCCCGAGCTGCTCGAGCGCCTGCGCGTGCACGTCGACCTCTTCCAGCGCGAACTCGAGCCCTTCGTGCGCGAGGGCGTGCTGCTGCCCCTGAGCGAGAGCCCCGAGCGCGGCGGGTACGGCGAGCGTGCCCCGAGCATCCAGATCACCCACCCCGACGGCCGCGTGCTCGTCGCCGGATTCGTGCTCGACGGCGGTGCGCGGCCCCGGCAGTTCTGGCCGCGCGGGCTCGAACCCGAGACGATCTACACCGTGACCGACCTGGCCGACGTTGATCCGCGACGCACCACGGGCATCGAGCTGCTCGAGGGCGGGCTCGTGCCGCTCGGCGAGTACGACCTCACGTCGTGGCTCATCGTGCTCGCCCCCCAGCCGTAG
- a CDS encoding Gfo/Idh/MocA family protein produces MASSPSAGPASRSSSPGTPLRVGVVGLGMGSVHVEAYAAMPDVEVVALAGKEVDRLAELGAQYAVPHLLADWADLVALPDLDIVSIATPNALHHPITMAALAAGKHVFCEKPLALDTAQAREMVAAAVEHDRVLEVAFNHRRRADVQYAKRYLDEVGIGRIYHARASWKRRAGIPGLRSWFTSKRMAGGGALIDLGPHVLDSLLFLLGERKVVAVSAVAHGELGRAGYGAMDRSEQMASDTGAFEVEDLASALFRFDDGSSAAFEITWAGHTVDDEDISIELLGVDGGLRLFVPRYASDDTLRIFRDVAGRPVDIAPDVHVPGGEHPLVIAEFIEHVRSGQWQHHRGDFALHRTEVLDACYRSAAEGREIRLEP; encoded by the coding sequence GTGGCATCCTCCCCCTCCGCCGGCCCGGCCTCCCGTTCTTCCTCCCCAGGCACCCCCTTGCGCGTCGGCGTCGTCGGCCTCGGCATGGGCTCAGTGCACGTCGAGGCCTACGCGGCCATGCCCGACGTCGAGGTCGTAGCCCTCGCGGGCAAAGAGGTCGACCGCCTCGCCGAGCTCGGCGCGCAGTACGCCGTGCCGCACCTGCTGGCCGACTGGGCCGACCTCGTCGCGTTGCCCGACCTCGACATCGTCAGCATCGCCACCCCCAACGCGCTGCACCACCCCATCACGATGGCCGCGCTCGCGGCCGGCAAGCACGTGTTCTGCGAAAAGCCGCTCGCCCTCGACACCGCGCAGGCCCGCGAGATGGTCGCGGCTGCGGTCGAGCACGACCGCGTGCTCGAGGTGGCCTTCAACCACCGCCGCCGCGCCGACGTGCAGTACGCCAAGCGCTACCTCGACGAGGTCGGCATCGGCCGCATCTACCACGCGCGCGCGTCGTGGAAGCGGCGGGCGGGTATTCCGGGCCTGCGGTCGTGGTTCACGAGCAAGCGCATGGCGGGCGGCGGGGCGCTCATCGACCTGGGCCCGCACGTGCTCGACTCGTTGCTGTTCCTGCTCGGCGAGCGCAAGGTCGTCGCGGTGAGCGCGGTCGCGCACGGCGAGCTCGGCCGCGCGGGTTACGGCGCGATGGATCGCAGCGAGCAGATGGCCTCCGACACCGGGGCCTTCGAGGTCGAAGACCTGGCGAGTGCGCTGTTCCGCTTCGACGACGGCTCGAGCGCCGCCTTCGAAATCACGTGGGCCGGGCACACGGTCGACGACGAAGACATCTCGATCGAGCTGCTCGGCGTCGACGGCGGCCTGCGCCTCTTCGTGCCGCGCTACGCGAGCGACGACACCCTGCGCATCTTCCGCGACGTCGCGGGCCGTCCTGTCGACATCGCACCCGACGTGCACGTGCCCGGCGGCGAGCATCCCCTCGTCATCGCCGAGTTCATCGAGCACGTGCGGTCGGGGCAGTGGCAGCACCACCGCGGCGACTTCGCCCTGCACCGCACCGAGGTGCTCGACGCCTGCTACCGCTCGGCCGCCGAAGGCCGCGAGATTCGACTGGAGCCCTGA
- a CDS encoding ThuA domain-containing protein has product MTAAPLMNTAPLRVTVWNENRHENYPDSLTAKLYPTGMHGAIAAGLTSLLGAEVEVRTATLDEPEHGLPQSVVDSTDVLLWWGHEAHPEVRDEVVDRVYDAVLGGMGIIVLHSGHYSKLFKKLMGTSCSLRWRNDGDREVVWTVDPTHPIAQGVPDPLVIEAQEMYGEFFDIPTPDELIFISSFSGGEVFRSGATWTRGHGRVFYFSPGDQEYPVYHDPSIHRVLANGVQWAAPTRRGPALDATFHPRGWFDSTN; this is encoded by the coding sequence ATGACCGCTGCGCCTCTGATGAATACTGCGCCGCTGCGGGTGACCGTGTGGAACGAGAACCGGCACGAGAACTACCCCGACTCGCTCACCGCGAAGCTGTATCCGACGGGGATGCACGGCGCGATCGCCGCGGGCCTGACGAGCCTGCTCGGCGCCGAGGTCGAGGTGCGCACCGCCACGCTCGACGAGCCCGAGCACGGCCTGCCGCAGTCCGTCGTGGATTCGACCGACGTGCTGCTGTGGTGGGGCCACGAGGCGCACCCCGAGGTGCGCGACGAGGTCGTCGACCGCGTCTACGACGCGGTGCTCGGCGGCATGGGCATCATCGTGCTGCACTCGGGCCACTACTCGAAGCTTTTCAAGAAGCTCATGGGCACCAGCTGCTCGCTGCGGTGGCGCAACGACGGCGACCGCGAGGTGGTGTGGACGGTCGACCCCACCCACCCGATCGCGCAGGGCGTGCCCGACCCGCTCGTCATCGAGGCGCAGGAGATGTACGGCGAGTTCTTCGACATCCCCACCCCCGACGAGCTCATCTTCATCTCGTCGTTCTCGGGCGGCGAGGTCTTCCGCTCCGGCGCCACGTGGACCCGCGGTCACGGACGGGTCTTCTACTTCTCGCCGGGCGACCAGGAGTACCCGGTGTACCACGACCCGAGCATCCACCGCGTGCTCGCCAACGGCGTGCAGTGGGCCGCCCCCACGCGCCGTGGCCCCGCCCTCGACGCGACCTTCCACCCACGAGGCTGGTTCGACTCGACTAACTAG